A window from Candidatus Arthromitus sp. SFB-rat-Yit encodes these proteins:
- a CDS encoding DUF4214 domain-containing protein, with protein sequence MGKTVRRSKWLSLFLCFIFVFEFLVFNSNINVKEVKAQERAAILDINSIRVINFDLSIKNQEAIFDFNNFLGSGDKIEEFKLKKVEGSKKTDIATSVVDDTKRKWKAKFIPINGDTYLIEMLANIGGAQKKLIQEIFYNDWSYGKEPIMKYTQKNNKYIAEAELNHSFIDSFNDNEVATIRIAGFSVINKTIKEIKDAKYKISVEDDRDILGNNNGFNFYFDILDRRYHWKLFTTITGGKHDFGTVVIDLESVGFKNNTDNIDFKIKFKEHTTLKDKTFNTNDVFRIPDSRYSSFRGTYNTTKKDVTFEDVNLGLGGKVTIRIDPNDETKQKLEGFFSLFVPGEMERLNCDIRSVTGEGNIINVDLEPMKAFIPKIDPKNKLYIYELSDSYSKGTKLGEKTSGVGWQDFNEIRLSKSFEKGKSYLVEFTNGTKTISSSFVYTPMEFTASDMTETSVKLNWAYPNGYRPVSGDRVEIFLRDKGSNGTFSVTPKKTLSHGSNSVNLSNTTSTVITGIAPSTLYEAKIVLYNQRGVIDSFVEFNTKHFGLMNFIEVEGAQYNDTFHSEALPRNRKVNIKWDFQPSNMQFSEGDKVEIFIKPNGNASFSGYPMNNQYYSNPAFTATQNLSNVKKAEITIPSWVKNYHVDLIYTIGGKQIITSKDQGQNGENAYNRRTVYASPGMPPMLEVKDVNQTSAKVSWKVDPGNEDGQYEAYRPEEGHLVRFHLKKVASTSTATNTFDDDMKVKEFVYGTDWNYTEEYQDFDLTDLEPDQWYRLRIQHVIQKDGDFGESGEKYSSNFFNFKTEAFSIKTLTAENQTDDASKVKLTWETQGDVEFGSEDKLEVFLKDSTSSEYPETPISGLNLTPGTSKEATIEVPNFNTLYNAKVEYTLKGKKISKYVLVQVNAELRVEVSDIKSSNSRNSNNWTAKVKWTYPNGYKESSRPNDKVKLTVTKQANSSRTSGLPNNEEIAVTTSEKEITGLEENAIYDVTLAFLNGQNKTEVYTVSTNFKATNDLQIVGLNTSNVKTKTGTINWSFAPTEKEFTDGDKVEVFIKDSSKKSRSGDDLTNFTKIYTMNHGSSSRSVDEGIVELADDPQHSQHVEKTGPIKDFKSLDLKNLGTNKEYTLKVKYTMNVASTVSEQGIDAQNGTPKTSEAEVVLKTKVDELKATVYVSNQTSATFGWEYPPEYQLQDGDKIEIFVKEIQNESQQTRDNGITTDYGSALLTLTHAANVNEDKGKYDMNEVTAVDVSGLTPERKYKSKIKFTMGTGDDAYSIEKEVDISTKSFEIKSFEMDSYQEYDILVNWAIEPEGMKFNPADTLKIFVKLASENDYPSDPEYSLSYEENQAGKSIENTFSDYVLAKSLGVDQKMKLEYKVGDRTYEKELEFNNKINPMKAEATEVNETRALVSITLPDNYEFVNGDKLLIYAKDEFSDGEVIDDYNLVFEGVQSDDNNISDMTLIELSYLLPEARYDMAVALDLEDGQVDPVTFDLTTGALSLSDIKLEQLKYNDALISWNYGKNKVDFFEDSDYSMTDKLIIAHKESDGTPMPNDINLLKQLSNTEYLGEKISSVSDASIKIEDPSKDYDVAVCYDLGGLLYMKTFKASYLSASIDESQITKDGAKITWKYPSNITFGDSDKTEVFVRKTDETNYPDSPSLTSSGSGTTSGELTGLEGGISYTAKVQITKEGLQIDPFEVTFETEKAFEEEIIIEEIPSDIQGTSAEFIIPVELPVDTGGTIMLSMGDEAYQGFTATFNADGSGFTIAPTIPKKKYTNIELEIPLEDGYTHKIVIPEFTTQPEDVAQDWLSNAYWFAFERFPDEEGYNYWYAHRMKPKTLNGEYFLKNLMFAEDEFTNRNLSDNDLIAALYQIVVNREYDQGGLEFWIGIYNENLQNAQGNKKLAQEVLVDRMVHEPEFGKLCDKVGIFWRQMDQDAAGVVA encoded by the coding sequence TTGGGGAAAACGGTTAGAAGGTCCAAATGGCTTTCATTATTTTTATGTTTTATATTCGTTTTTGAGTTTTTGGTTTTTAATTCAAATATAAACGTAAAAGAAGTTAAGGCACAAGAGAGAGCTGCAATACTTGATATAAATTCTATCAGAGTAATAAATTTTGATTTATCAATCAAAAATCAAGAAGCTATATTTGATTTTAATAATTTTTTAGGGAGTGGAGACAAAATTGAGGAATTTAAACTTAAAAAGGTTGAAGGCAGTAAAAAAACAGATATAGCAACAAGTGTCGTAGATGATACTAAAAGAAAGTGGAAAGCAAAATTCATTCCAATTAATGGGGATACTTATTTGATAGAGATGCTTGCAAATATTGGGGGAGCTCAGAAGAAATTAATTCAAGAGATTTTTTATAACGATTGGAGTTATGGAAAAGAGCCAATAATGAAATATACTCAAAAAAATAATAAGTATATTGCAGAAGCTGAACTTAATCATAGTTTTATAGATTCTTTCAATGATAATGAAGTAGCAACTATACGTATTGCAGGATTCTCAGTTATTAATAAAACTATTAAAGAGATTAAAGATGCTAAGTATAAAATTAGTGTAGAAGATGATAGAGACATATTGGGGAATAATAATGGATTTAATTTTTACTTTGATATTTTAGATAGAAGATATCACTGGAAATTATTTACAACTATTACTGGAGGCAAACATGACTTTGGTACGGTTGTAATTGATTTAGAGTCTGTAGGATTTAAAAATAATACAGATAATATTGATTTTAAGATTAAGTTTAAAGAACATACAACACTTAAAGATAAGACGTTTAATACAAATGATGTGTTTAGAATACCAGATTCTAGATATTCTTCATTTAGAGGAACTTATAATACTACTAAAAAAGATGTAACATTTGAGGATGTAAATTTAGGCTTAGGTGGTAAGGTTACGATTAGAATTGATCCAAATGATGAAACTAAGCAAAAATTAGAAGGTTTTTTTAGTTTGTTTGTTCCTGGAGAAATGGAGAGATTAAATTGTGATATTAGAAGTGTTACTGGAGAAGGGAATATTATTAACGTAGATTTGGAACCTATGAAGGCTTTTATACCTAAGATTGATCCAAAGAATAAACTTTATATTTATGAATTAAGTGATAGTTATTCTAAAGGAACTAAGCTTGGAGAGAAAACGTCTGGAGTGGGTTGGCAAGATTTTAATGAAATTAGATTGAGTAAGAGCTTTGAAAAAGGAAAAAGTTATTTAGTTGAATTTACAAATGGTACTAAAACAATTTCTAGCTCTTTTGTATATACTCCAATGGAGTTCACAGCATCAGATATGACAGAAACATCCGTAAAATTAAATTGGGCATATCCAAATGGATACAGACCAGTATCTGGTGATAGAGTTGAAATATTTTTGAGAGATAAAGGTAGTAATGGAACTTTTTCTGTAACTCCAAAGAAAACGTTATCTCACGGATCTAATAGTGTTAATCTTTCGAATACAACTTCAACTGTTATAACAGGAATAGCACCAAGTACCCTATATGAGGCAAAAATTGTTTTATATAATCAAAGGGGAGTTATAGATAGTTTTGTAGAGTTTAATACAAAGCATTTTGGACTTATGAATTTTATTGAAGTTGAGGGAGCTCAGTATAATGATACTTTCCATAGTGAGGCTTTACCACGTAATAGAAAGGTTAATATAAAGTGGGATTTTCAGCCTTCAAATATGCAGTTTAGTGAAGGTGATAAGGTTGAAATTTTTATAAAACCGAATGGTAATGCTTCTTTTTCAGGTTATCCAATGAATAATCAGTATTATTCTAATCCAGCGTTTACCGCTACACAGAATTTAAGTAATGTTAAAAAAGCTGAAATTACTATTCCTAGTTGGGTAAAAAATTACCATGTAGATTTGATTTACACAATAGGTGGTAAGCAGATAATAACTAGTAAAGATCAAGGACAAAATGGTGAAAATGCTTATAATAGAAGAACTGTATACGCATCACCCGGAATGCCGCCAATGCTAGAGGTTAAGGATGTTAATCAAACTTCAGCAAAGGTTTCATGGAAAGTAGACCCAGGAAATGAGGATGGTCAATACGAAGCATATAGACCAGAAGAAGGACATTTAGTTAGATTTCATTTAAAAAAGGTTGCTTCTACTAGTACAGCGACAAATACTTTTGATGATGATATGAAAGTAAAAGAATTTGTTTATGGTACAGATTGGAATTATACTGAGGAATATCAAGACTTTGATTTAACTGATCTTGAACCTGATCAGTGGTATAGATTGAGGATACAACATGTGATACAAAAAGATGGGGATTTTGGAGAGAGTGGTGAAAAGTATTCATCTAACTTTTTTAATTTCAAAACAGAGGCATTTAGTATAAAAACACTCACAGCAGAGAACCAAACAGATGATGCATCAAAAGTAAAACTTACATGGGAAACTCAAGGTGATGTTGAGTTTGGATCAGAAGATAAACTTGAAGTATTTTTGAAAGATAGTACTAGTTCAGAGTACCCAGAAACGCCTATAAGCGGTTTGAATTTAACACCAGGAACCTCAAAAGAAGCAACAATAGAAGTTCCAAATTTTAATACTTTGTATAACGCAAAAGTTGAGTATACGTTAAAAGGTAAAAAGATTAGTAAGTATGTTTTAGTTCAAGTTAATGCAGAATTGAGAGTTGAAGTTTCTGATATAAAGAGTAGTAATTCTAGAAATAGTAATAACTGGACTGCGAAAGTTAAATGGACTTATCCAAATGGATATAAAGAAAGTTCTAGACCAAATGATAAAGTTAAATTAACAGTTACAAAACAGGCGAATTCTTCTAGAACTTCGGGTTTACCAAATAATGAAGAAATAGCAGTTACGACAAGTGAAAAAGAGATAACAGGACTTGAGGAAAATGCGATCTATGATGTTACTCTTGCATTCCTAAATGGACAAAATAAAACTGAAGTTTATACCGTGTCAACTAACTTTAAAGCAACCAATGATCTACAAATTGTAGGACTTAATACATCAAATGTTAAAACTAAAACAGGTACTATAAATTGGAGCTTTGCACCAACTGAAAAAGAGTTTACTGATGGTGATAAGGTAGAAGTATTTATAAAGGATAGTTCTAAAAAGTCAAGGAGTGGAGATGATCTTACAAATTTCACTAAGATTTATACCATGAATCATGGAAGTAGTTCTAGAAGTGTAGATGAAGGTATTGTAGAACTTGCAGATGATCCACAGCACTCACAGCATGTTGAGAAAACAGGTCCTATTAAAGATTTTAAATCTCTAGATTTAAAGAATCTAGGGACTAATAAAGAGTACACTCTAAAAGTTAAATACACTATGAATGTAGCATCAACTGTATCAGAGCAAGGAATAGATGCTCAAAATGGAACACCTAAAACTTCAGAAGCAGAAGTAGTCCTTAAAACAAAAGTTGATGAGCTTAAAGCAACGGTTTATGTATCAAATCAAACTTCAGCAACCTTTGGATGGGAGTATCCGCCAGAGTATCAGCTTCAGGATGGAGATAAAATAGAAATCTTTGTTAAAGAAATTCAAAATGAAAGCCAGCAAACAAGGGATAATGGAATTACCACAGATTATGGTTCTGCACTTCTTACTTTAACTCATGCAGCAAACGTTAATGAAGATAAAGGCAAGTATGATATGAACGAGGTTACAGCAGTTGATGTATCAGGATTAACTCCAGAGAGGAAATATAAATCAAAAATTAAATTTACAATGGGTACTGGAGATGATGCTTATTCTATAGAAAAAGAAGTTGATATATCAACAAAATCATTTGAAATAAAATCATTTGAGATGGATAGCTATCAAGAATACGATATACTTGTTAACTGGGCTATAGAACCTGAAGGAATGAAATTTAACCCAGCAGATACATTGAAGATATTCGTAAAGCTTGCAAGTGAAAATGACTATCCAAGTGATCCAGAATATAGTTTATCTTATGAAGAAAATCAAGCAGGTAAGAGCATAGAGAATACGTTTAGCGATTATGTACTTGCGAAATCTCTTGGAGTAGATCAGAAAATGAAACTAGAGTATAAAGTTGGAGATAGAACTTATGAAAAAGAATTGGAGTTTAATAATAAGATAAACCCAATGAAGGCAGAAGCAACTGAAGTTAATGAAACGAGAGCTTTAGTAAGTATTACTCTTCCAGATAACTATGAATTTGTTAATGGCGATAAGTTGTTAATATATGCAAAAGATGAATTTTCTGATGGAGAAGTAATAGATGATTATAATTTAGTATTTGAGGGAGTTCAATCAGATGACAATAACATATCTGATATGACTTTAATTGAACTTAGCTATTTACTTCCTGAAGCGAGATATGACATGGCAGTTGCACTTGATTTAGAAGATGGTCAGGTAGATCCTGTTACATTTGATTTGACAACAGGAGCACTTAGTCTTTCTGATATAAAACTTGAGCAGCTTAAATATAACGATGCACTTATATCATGGAATTATGGTAAAAATAAGGTAGATTTCTTTGAAGATTCTGATTATAGCATGACAGATAAATTAATAATAGCTCATAAAGAATCAGATGGAACACCAATGCCTAATGATATTAACTTATTAAAACAATTATCAAATACAGAATATTTGGGAGAAAAAATTAGCTCTGTATCTGATGCGAGTATAAAAATTGAAGACCCATCAAAAGATTATGACGTTGCTGTTTGTTATGACCTCGGCGGACTTTTATATATGAAAACATTTAAGGCATCATATTTATCAGCATCAATTGATGAGTCTCAAATAACAAAAGATGGGGCAAAAATTACATGGAAATATCCAAGTAATATAACTTTTGGAGATAGTGATAAAACAGAAGTATTTGTAAGAAAAACAGATGAAACAAATTACCCAGATTCACCTTCTTTAACATCAAGTGGATCAGGAACAACATCAGGAGAATTAACAGGATTAGAAGGTGGAATATCTTATACAGCAAAAGTTCAAATAACTAAAGAAGGACTTCAAATAGATCCATTTGAAGTAACTTTTGAAACTGAGAAAGCATTTGAAGAAGAAATAATAATTGAAGAAATACCTAGTGATATTCAAGGAACTTCAGCAGAGTTTATAATACCAGTAGAACTCCCAGTTGATACAGGAGGAACTATTATGCTTAGTATGGGAGATGAAGCTTATCAAGGATTCACAGCTACATTTAATGCGGATGGATCAGGATTTACAATAGCACCAACAATACCGAAGAAAAAGTACACTAATATTGAATTGGAAATTCCACTTGAAGATGGATATACTCATAAAATTGTAATTCCTGAGTTTACAACTCAGCCTGAAGATGTAGCACAAGATTGGTTAAGTAACGCATATTGGTTTGCATTTGAGAGATTCCCAGATGAGGAAGGATACAATTATTGGTATGCTCATAGGATGAAACCAAAAACATTAAATGGTGAGTATTTCCTCAAAAATTTAATGTTCGCAGAAGATGAGTTTACAAATAGAAACTTATCAGATAATGATCTTATAGCAGCTTTATATCAAATAGTTGTTAACAGGGAATACGATCAAGGAGGACTTGAATTCTGGATAGGAATATATAACGAGAATCTCCAGAATGCTCAAGGAAATAAAAAGCTTGCACAAGAAGTTTTGGTTGATAGAATGGTTCACGAGCCTGAATTTGGAAAGCTTTGTGATAAAGTTGGAATATTCTGGAGACAAATGGACCAAGATGCAGCAGGAGTAGTTGCATAA
- a CDS encoding amino acid permease, protein MMNNRKQISKIALLLMTFSAIFNFSNIINNSIQIGLANISGYLFSTIVYFIPITFMVAEFVSINKESESGIHSWIKTSLGDKWAFLGAWSYFFANLFYFTSLIPNTLIYASYTFFGRNLFEGNSKSTLVLAISSVVLFWIGTYISIRGVKVLSKVTNIAGVAKMLMGILFIILAFVFVFAMKKPPAQEFTVETLTPKFDWTFFMVMAWILQSLGGSESTGVYVKDTKGGIKSFIKTIITAVILVGGIYTLACVAIGLVVPREVLENNYSNGIFNVFSILGGHFGISNIIMNRFIGLILLLSNLGSLVIWTSVPVKALFSEIPEGVFGTWVAKTDELGTPYNALKAQAIIVTILLLIPGIGIGSLESFLETVINMTAATYLIPILFLLIAYIVLRLKKNNIDREFKMGNRGFGIFMGIILFFILIFVIFMSIFPEPSLIIDAMNGIIPDGEGNPILICAYKVLGLFIFIWFALICWGRHSKNKFNKGKN, encoded by the coding sequence ATTATGAACAATAGAAAACAAATATCTAAAATCGCATTACTTCTTATGACATTCTCTGCAATTTTTAATTTCTCAAATATAATAAATAATAGCATACAAATAGGACTTGCTAACATATCCGGATATTTATTCTCAACTATAGTTTATTTTATTCCGATTACATTTATGGTAGCTGAATTTGTATCTATAAATAAAGAAAGTGAATCAGGTATACATAGTTGGATAAAAACGTCTTTGGGAGATAAATGGGCTTTCTTGGGTGCTTGGTCTTACTTTTTTGCAAATTTATTTTATTTTACATCGCTAATTCCAAACACTTTAATATATGCATCATACACTTTTTTTGGAAGAAACCTCTTTGAAGGAAATAGTAAGAGTACTCTTGTTTTAGCTATATCTAGTGTTGTACTTTTCTGGATTGGAACTTATATATCAATAAGAGGAGTAAAAGTTTTATCAAAGGTTACAAACATTGCAGGTGTGGCAAAAATGCTAATGGGAATTTTGTTTATAATATTAGCTTTTGTGTTTGTATTTGCAATGAAAAAACCCCCAGCACAAGAGTTTACGGTTGAAACACTTACTCCAAAATTTGACTGGACATTTTTCATGGTTATGGCATGGATACTCCAATCACTTGGGGGATCTGAAAGCACTGGGGTATATGTTAAGGATACAAAAGGAGGAATAAAGTCCTTTATAAAGACAATAATTACAGCTGTTATTTTAGTTGGGGGAATTTATACATTAGCGTGCGTTGCTATAGGACTTGTAGTTCCGAGAGAAGTTTTAGAAAATAATTATTCAAATGGAATATTTAATGTCTTTTCTATTTTAGGAGGACATTTTGGGATATCAAATATAATAATGAATAGATTCATAGGTCTAATACTTTTGTTATCCAATCTTGGATCACTTGTTATATGGACATCTGTCCCTGTTAAAGCTCTGTTTTCTGAAATACCTGAGGGAGTGTTTGGAACTTGGGTTGCTAAGACTGATGAACTTGGAACTCCATATAATGCATTGAAAGCTCAGGCTATTATAGTTACGATTTTACTACTCATACCGGGGATTGGTATTGGATCACTTGAGAGTTTCCTTGAAACAGTTATAAATATGACGGCTGCGACTTATCTCATCCCTATACTTTTCTTACTTATTGCATATATTGTTTTAAGACTTAAGAAGAATAATATTGATAGAGAGTTTAAGATGGGAAATAGAGGATTTGGAATATTTATGGGAATAATATTATTTTTCATATTAATATTTGTTATATTCATGTCTATATTCCCAGAACCATCTTTAATTATTGATGCTATGAATGGAATTATACCAGATGGGGAAGGAAATCCTATACTTATATGTGCATATAAAGTTTTGGGTCTTTTTATATTTATATGGTTTGCACTTATATGTTGGGGTAGACATTCTAAAAATAAATTTAATAAAGGTAAAAATTAA
- a CDS encoding acetyltransferase, whose product MLRRATIQDLHKIEYVFEEALEEMRQNGCDDFQIEYLGEDAFKYGIENGYIYLKGIGTDIGGFIFISSNEILNSSHIKWSKNVTGTSFHSITINKDYKDRGIEEELIFLVEDISRKYRLNYVRGCVCELNTHTLNVMDKLNYRFVGYIKENIKYPFRCYEKVL is encoded by the coding sequence TTGTTAAGAAGAGCAACTATTCAAGATTTGCATAAAATAGAATATGTTTTTGAGGAAGCATTAGAAGAAATGAGACAAAATGGATGTGATGACTTTCAAATTGAATATCTAGGAGAGGATGCTTTTAAATATGGAATAGAAAACGGGTATATTTATTTAAAAGGTATAGGCACGGATATAGGAGGTTTTATATTTATAAGTAGTAACGAAATATTGAATTCATCTCATATAAAATGGAGTAAGAATGTAACAGGTACCTCTTTTCATAGTATAACTATTAATAAAGATTATAAAGATAGAGGAATTGAAGAAGAATTAATATTTCTTGTGGAAGATATATCAAGAAAGTATAGATTAAATTATGTTAGAGGATGTGTATGTGAATTAAATACACATACATTAAATGTAATGGATAAACTTAATTATAGATTTGTTGGATATATTAAGGAAAATATAAAATATCCTTTTCGCTGTTATGAAAAAGTTTTGTAA
- a CDS encoding DUF4097 family beta strand repeat-containing protein, with translation MSTIYITILLILILCFIFRDIIFKVLKGEKSNFYKSKNVKTQEYNIREVEGKNIFIDTLDTDVKILGDENVQNIIIQVSYLVDKFSYEISHDQNSIKIIRNNKKNFKEIGNCGRILIRVPMNKNLSNIELLVNNGDIEIYDIHLNVLNVECGNGALKLDSGKIKSVNILKSNGDVSLLHLFSDFIDLDIKNGNGDFVDVYSEKVHVNVLNGDFIYVNADENYKIQDLNVNVENGKKKLNVNH, from the coding sequence ATGTCTACTATTTATATAACAATACTTCTCATTTTAATTTTATGTTTTATATTTAGGGATATAATATTTAAGGTATTAAAAGGAGAGAAAAGCAATTTTTACAAATCAAAGAATGTAAAAACACAGGAATATAATATACGTGAGGTAGAAGGTAAAAATATATTTATAGATACATTAGATACAGATGTAAAGATATTGGGAGATGAAAATGTACAAAATATTATTATACAAGTTAGTTACCTAGTTGATAAATTTTCTTATGAGATATCACATGATCAAAATAGTATAAAGATAATTAGGAATAATAAAAAGAACTTTAAAGAAATAGGGAACTGTGGACGCATTTTAATAAGAGTACCTATGAATAAAAATTTAAGCAATATTGAACTATTAGTTAACAATGGAGATATTGAAATATATGATATACATTTAAATGTTTTAAATGTTGAGTGCGGAAATGGTGCCTTAAAACTCGATTCGGGCAAAATAAAAAGTGTAAATATTTTAAAATCTAATGGAGATGTTTCTTTATTACATTTATTTAGTGATTTTATAGATCTTGATATTAAAAATGGTAATGGTGATTTTGTTGATGTGTATTCTGAAAAAGTTCATGTAAATGTTTTAAATGGAGATTTTATATATGTAAATGCAGATGAAAATTATAAGATACAGGATTTAAATGTCAACGTAGAGAATGGTAAGAAGAAATTAAATGTAAATCATTAA
- a CDS encoding PTS mannitol transporter subunit IICBA: MGNIKNNVQKFGKFLSGMVMPNIGAFIAWGIITAFFIPSGWIPNETLGNLVDPMLKYLLPLLIGYTGGRVVGGDRGGVIGAISTSGVIVGSDIPMFIGAMVVGPISGFVIKKFDKYVEDKIPSGFEMLVNNFSVGILGVILAILSFLFIGPVITTLTGFLSIGVYTIINKGLLPFVSIFVEPAKILFLNNAINHGILGPIGLNQVQETGKSILFLLESNPGPGLGVILAYFIFSKGMVKQSAAGSAIIHLFGGIHEIYFPYILMNPMLILSVILGGFSGVLVFSLFSVGLVATPSPGSIFSILFLAAKGDALKILLGIIVSTIVSFVVSGFFIKRTSEEDLNKAKSGVGELKSNLNLQEYKAIDFSNINKIVFSCDAGMGSSAMGASKFRNRLKKEGIKIDVEYSSVDNIPRDTQIVVTHENLKDRVLNTNKNINVIGIQNFLNDPNIENLFKNILESGTKNEKFGNDPLNKENNKNQYDIFNENNIILNASVDTKEEAIEIVGRLLVKNGYVKEEYVSGMLRRESLVSTYIGMGVAIPHGENDVKSSIIRSGIVFMQVKDGVLFGDEKAYLIVGIAGVGDDHIRILSNLAEIIGDEENLKRLKESNNKKEILDIILRE; the protein is encoded by the coding sequence ATGGGAAATATTAAAAATAATGTTCAAAAGTTTGGTAAGTTTTTAAGTGGTATGGTAATGCCAAATATTGGAGCATTTATTGCTTGGGGTATTATAACTGCATTTTTTATTCCATCAGGTTGGATTCCTAACGAAACTCTTGGAAATTTAGTTGACCCAATGCTCAAGTATTTATTGCCTCTTTTAATTGGGTATACTGGTGGACGAGTTGTTGGAGGCGATAGAGGAGGAGTTATTGGAGCAATATCAACGAGTGGAGTTATAGTTGGATCAGATATACCGATGTTTATTGGTGCTATGGTTGTAGGTCCTATTAGTGGATTTGTTATTAAGAAATTTGATAAATATGTAGAAGATAAAATTCCTTCAGGATTTGAGATGCTTGTAAATAATTTTTCCGTAGGGATATTAGGAGTAATACTTGCTATATTATCGTTTCTTTTTATAGGACCTGTTATAACAACTTTGACAGGATTTTTGTCAATTGGAGTTTATACTATAATTAATAAAGGATTACTTCCTTTTGTATCTATATTTGTTGAACCTGCAAAAATTTTATTTTTAAATAATGCTATAAATCATGGTATATTAGGTCCTATAGGTCTTAATCAAGTTCAAGAAACTGGAAAGTCTATATTATTTTTATTAGAATCAAATCCAGGACCAGGTCTTGGAGTTATACTAGCATATTTTATATTTAGTAAAGGTATGGTTAAACAATCGGCAGCTGGTTCAGCTATTATTCATTTATTTGGAGGAATTCATGAGATATACTTTCCTTATATATTAATGAATCCTATGTTAATACTTAGTGTTATACTTGGAGGATTTTCTGGAGTTTTAGTTTTTTCCCTATTTTCAGTAGGTCTTGTTGCTACACCATCACCTGGAAGTATATTTTCAATACTTTTTTTGGCAGCAAAAGGGGATGCCCTAAAAATACTTTTAGGGATAATAGTATCAACTATTGTTTCATTTGTAGTTAGTGGATTTTTTATCAAAAGAACATCTGAGGAAGATTTGAATAAGGCAAAATCAGGAGTAGGAGAATTGAAAAGTAATTTAAATCTACAAGAATATAAAGCAATCGATTTTTCAAATATAAATAAAATTGTGTTTTCTTGTGATGCAGGTATGGGATCTAGTGCTATGGGAGCATCAAAATTTAGAAATAGACTTAAAAAAGAGGGAATTAAGATAGATGTAGAGTATTCTTCTGTAGATAATATACCAAGAGATACGCAGATTGTTGTAACTCATGAAAATCTTAAGGACAGAGTTTTAAATACAAATAAAAATATAAATGTTATAGGAATACAAAATTTTCTTAATGACCCAAATATTGAAAATTTGTTTAAAAATATTTTAGAGAGTGGAACAAAAAATGAAAAATTCGGGAACGATCCTTTAAATAAAGAAAATAACAAAAATCAATATGATATTTTTAATGAAAACAATATTATTTTAAATGCTTCAGTTGATACAAAAGAAGAAGCGATTGAAATTGTTGGAAGACTTTTAGTTAAAAATGGATATGTTAAAGAAGAATATGTAAGTGGAATGCTTAGGCGTGAATCCCTAGTATCAACTTATATTGGTATGGGAGTTGCAATACCACATGGAGAAAATGATGTTAAAAGTAGCATTATAAGAAGTGGTATAGTATTTATGCAAGTTAAAGATGGAGTTTTATTTGGAGATGAAAAGGCTTATTTGATAGTTGGTATTGCTGGGGTTGGAGATGATCATATAAGAATACTTTCAAATCTTGCTGAAATTATTGGTGATGAAGAAAATTTAAAAAGACTTAAGGAAAGCAACAACAAGAAAGAGATATTAGATATAATTTTAAGAGAGTAG